From Leptospira stimsonii, a single genomic window includes:
- a CDS encoding lysophospholipid acyltransferase family protein: MNPLKFMESRLGRFPKSYRRIVLKTYLITLPLVFSLAFPSLIAGLFFAIIRNQEKKNLAFLRGSATWGGAVQWMTGTKFLKLGEINIPQKGYMIFINHVNELDFPYDCLVVNKPFLANQVIKKTLIAYWWMKAMGSQVFESSKATTIAVSVRNLIKGLHKTSFIVYPEGHNSYTEEIQPMQKGMIKLAFENKIPVVVVLKSGITGYQTKESGFVVAYKQIGSYDPTKFGTWEEFRDFLFETMSKEKKNLDASLSTGAQKESVLAS; encoded by the coding sequence ATGAACCCATTGAAATTTATGGAGAGCCGCTTAGGTCGCTTTCCAAAATCCTATCGCAGGATTGTCTTAAAAACGTATTTGATCACACTTCCCCTCGTCTTCAGCTTGGCCTTTCCCAGTCTGATTGCAGGATTGTTTTTCGCGATCATTCGCAACCAAGAGAAAAAGAATTTAGCCTTCCTCCGAGGTTCCGCCACTTGGGGTGGAGCGGTTCAGTGGATGACGGGAACCAAATTCCTAAAACTCGGTGAAATCAATATTCCTCAAAAGGGATATATGATTTTTATCAATCACGTAAACGAACTCGATTTCCCTTACGATTGTCTCGTCGTAAACAAACCGTTTTTGGCAAACCAAGTGATCAAAAAAACTTTGATCGCCTATTGGTGGATGAAAGCAATGGGATCGCAGGTTTTCGAATCTTCGAAAGCGACTACGATTGCGGTATCGGTTCGAAATCTCATCAAGGGATTGCACAAGACTTCGTTTATCGTTTATCCGGAAGGTCACAATTCTTATACCGAAGAAATTCAGCCGATGCAAAAAGGAATGATCAAACTAGCATTTGAAAACAAAATCCCTGTTGTGGTCGTTTTAAAATCGGGAATCACCGGATATCAAACGAAGGAGAGTGGATTTGTTGTCGCTTACAAACAAATCGGAAGTTATGATCCTACCAAGTTCGGAACCTGGGAAGAATTCAGAGACTTCCTCTTTGAAACGATGAGCAAAGAAAAGAAGAACCTGGACGCTTCCTTGTCCACGGGAGCGCAAAAAGAATCGGTGTTGGC
- a CDS encoding LIC11274 family protein, translating into MKRLILILIAISILPVSVFGEAVSSKAYKKRVELLTYLRAIEPIVRNYKGEVPGGQNQQNAGTQPAAGSQAGTTPEPDGDRVKKYKELKRLYQEGLQYYFENNHVNAYRRFLEAQLGTEMLLEELSQYYVERSDEILKAAIEKKNQNNPEDRNLVDIAIELSKNSYIVKDMTADRESPLTRRMYNPRDFHYVTNKYAIEKNMETGYKFLGLAKETRNNALKIEKHLEKHQKLQPSHRKHRIEHYLAAIQLCRDARANAINIFKLKYPYDNYFLFKSDAKTEAIRDDEGKAGPSDVVTLQGATYDFSQNPTLEYDHRMSPVFDRRIPEEYRRDAVDVLERIYDDEVKNRIFLKWDPEKRKQLMGEKK; encoded by the coding sequence ATGAAACGACTGATTCTCATACTAATAGCAATCTCCATTCTTCCAGTTTCCGTATTTGGAGAGGCGGTCTCGAGCAAAGCCTACAAAAAAAGGGTGGAGTTACTGACTTATCTCCGCGCGATCGAGCCGATTGTACGCAACTACAAAGGCGAGGTTCCTGGAGGGCAGAATCAGCAGAACGCGGGAACTCAGCCTGCGGCCGGAAGCCAAGCCGGAACAACCCCGGAGCCAGACGGTGACAGAGTGAAGAAATACAAGGAACTGAAGAGACTCTACCAGGAAGGTCTTCAGTATTACTTTGAAAACAATCACGTAAACGCCTATCGTAGATTCTTAGAAGCACAGCTCGGAACCGAAATGCTTCTGGAAGAACTTTCCCAATACTATGTGGAAAGAAGTGATGAAATTTTAAAAGCGGCGATCGAGAAGAAAAATCAAAACAATCCCGAGGACAGAAACCTCGTGGACATCGCGATCGAGTTGAGTAAAAATTCTTATATCGTAAAAGATATGACCGCGGATCGGGAATCACCTCTCACAAGAAGAATGTACAACCCGAGAGACTTTCACTACGTAACCAATAAATACGCGATCGAGAAGAATATGGAAACCGGTTATAAGTTTTTAGGTCTTGCGAAAGAAACCCGAAACAATGCGCTCAAGATCGAAAAACATCTGGAAAAACACCAAAAATTACAGCCGAGTCATAGAAAGCACAGGATCGAACACTATCTCGCGGCAATTCAACTCTGCAGAGATGCAAGAGCCAATGCGATCAATATCTTCAAACTAAAATATCCGTACGATAATTACTTCCTCTTTAAGAGCGACGCGAAGACCGAAGCGATCCGAGACGATGAAGGAAAAGCCGGTCCTTCCGACGTAGTAACGTTGCAAGGGGCGACGTATGACTTTTCCCAGAACCCGACTCTGGAATACGATCACAGGATGAGTCCTGTTTTTGATAGAAGAATTCCGGAAGAATACCGGAGAGACGCGGTGGACGTTTTGGAAAGAATCTACGATGACGAAGTCAAAAATAGAATCTTCTTGAAATGGGATCCTGAAAAAAGAAAACAATTGATGGGTGAGAAGAAGTAA